From the genome of Bacteroidota bacterium, one region includes:
- a CDS encoding GntR family transcriptional regulator: protein MEFREKQAIYMQIADYFSSNILSEKWKSDEKVPSIRQLAVKLEVNPNTVSRSYTYLQDSGIIYNKRGIGYFVSALAKEILLETMKKKFVENELPEIFKNMMLLNFEMKEIEQLFVEWKEKMINFKNTNNEENK from the coding sequence ATGGAATTTCGCGAAAAACAAGCAATTTATATGCAAATTGCTGACTATTTCAGCAGCAATATTCTTAGCGAGAAATGGAAATCGGACGAGAAAGTCCCGTCAATCAGACAGTTGGCAGTAAAACTTGAAGTAAATCCAAACACCGTCAGTCGGAGCTACACATATTTGCAAGACAGTGGAATTATTTACAATAAACGAGGAATTGGTTATTTTGTGTCGGCTTTGGCAAAAGAGATTTTACTTGAAACAATGAAGAAAAAATTTGTTGAAAATGAATTGCCTGAGATATTCAAAAATATGATGTTGTTAAACTTTGAAATGAAAGAAATAGAACAACTTTTTGTAGAATGGAAAGAAAAAATGATAAACTTTAAAAATACTAACAATGAAGAAAATAAGTAA
- a CDS encoding ABC transporter ATP-binding protein yields MLEIKNLSFSYDKHGKLFNNLDLGLQKGNIYGLLGKNGAGKTSLLKIMCGLLYAQEGAVKNGNFDVANRQPQLLSDIYMIPEEFYLPDFKIDTYVDNFSKFYKKFDHKLFNDLIAEFEIDRNKKLNNLSYGQKKKFIIAFAISSMCSIILMDEPTNGLDIPSKSKFRKAIASAINDERIFLISTHQVRDLENLIDPVLIIENGKIIFNHNINNISNKLSFIKTENENQISENILYSEPIFGGQYLVTERNSQEESPIDFEILFNAVLSDKNQITNFLKN; encoded by the coding sequence ATGTTAGAAATTAAAAATTTGTCATTTTCTTATGACAAGCACGGAAAGTTGTTCAACAACTTAGATTTAGGTTTACAAAAAGGAAACATCTATGGATTGCTCGGGAAAAATGGTGCCGGCAAAACAAGCCTGCTTAAAATAATGTGCGGACTACTTTACGCACAAGAAGGGGCGGTAAAAAATGGCAATTTCGATGTTGCGAATCGGCAACCTCAGTTATTATCCGATATTTATATGATTCCGGAAGAATTCTATTTGCCCGATTTTAAGATTGATACCTATGTTGACAATTTTAGTAAATTTTACAAAAAATTCGACCACAAATTATTCAACGATTTGATTGCAGAGTTTGAGATAGATAGAAACAAAAAACTGAACAATTTGTCATACGGGCAAAAGAAAAAATTCATCATCGCTTTTGCTATTTCTAGTATGTGTTCAATAATTCTGATGGATGAGCCAACAAATGGACTTGATATTCCATCGAAAAGTAAGTTTCGGAAAGCAATAGCCTCAGCAATAAACGATGAGCGTATTTTCTTAATTTCGACACATCAGGTGCGAGATTTGGAAAATCTTATTGATCCTGTGCTAATTATCGAAAATGGAAAAATCATTTTTAATCACAATATCAATAACATTTCCAACAAATTGAGCTTTATAAAAACCGAGAACGAAAATCAAATTTCCGAAAACATTTTGTACAGCGAACCAATTTTTGGAGGGCAATACCTTGTTACAGAAAGAAATAGTCAGGAAGAGTCGCCCATCGATTTTGAGATTTTGTTTAATGCTGTTCTATCGGATAAAAACCAAATTACTAACTTCTTAAAAAATTAG